The sequence ATAACAACTCCAAGTGTATTTTAAAGGAACATTGAGTTTCATTGCCTCTTTTACAATTTCAGCTTTACTTAAATGGACAAGTGGCATTTTTACCTTAGTCTTTACCTTTGTAGCTCGACCTAAATTTATACTTTTTTCAAAAGATTTTATAAATTCTTCTGAACAATCAGGATAACCACTACTATCCTCTTCCACAACACCTATAAAAATAGCTTCACAACCCTCTTTTTCAGCTAAAGCCGCTGCAATGCTTAAAAATATTCCATTTCTAAATGGAACATAGGTTATTGGAATCTCTTTATCACTAAGATTGTTTTTTGGAATTTCAATACTTTTATCAGTTAGTGCATTTGCTCCAATTTGAGCTATAAAACTAACATCTAAAATTTCTTTTTTATAAACATTTAAATCATCACAAATTTTTAAAAAAGACTCTTTTTCCCTCTCCATTGTTCGTTGAAGATAATCAAAATGCAAAGCAACTATCTCATATCCTTCATTTTTTGCAATGTAGGCACAAAGTGTGCTATCCATTCCGCCACTAATTATACAAAGTGCTTTTTTCAAATTTAATCCTTTTTTAGATATAATTTTATCAAAATTTCATATAAAGGTTTTAATTGATAAGTTGTGAAGAAGAATACCCAAATATATTAAATGATATAGCCAAAACTCTTTTAGATGATGAAATAGAGCTTGTTTTTGTAGATAGCACTGAGATGCAAAAAATAAATAAAAATGAGAGAAGCATAGATAAAACTACTGATGTTTTAAGCTTTCCATATGAAAAAATGTCAAATTTCCCAATCGGATCTATTGTTATAAATAAAGAGCTTGCAAAAGAAAAAGCAGATGAATTAAACCATGATTTTACCAGTGAAATCGCCCTTCTTTTTATACATGGACTTTTGCACATATTAGGATATGATCACGAAAATGACACTGGAGAAATGAGAGAAAAAGAGCTAGAGTTAATTACTAAATTTAACCTACCAAAAAGTCTAATTATTAGAAGCCAATCTTAGTTTTATTTTTTATTTGAGGTATTTGGGATATCTATATACCCCATCTCTATTAGTTTTTCATAAATCTTTTTTACTATTGGAGAGCCTGCACTACTGCCACCACCACCATGTTCAACTAAAACAGTAACAGCATATTTTGGGTTCTCATATGGACCAAAGCTAGTAAGCCAAGCATGAGAGCGATGATAATACTCCATATCTTTTTCTTTCATTCTTACAAGTTCACTTTGTGGAATTCCAACAACTTGTGCAGTTCCTGTTTTAGCTCCTATGTTTATAGGAATACCTTTAAAGTATTTACTGGCTGTTCCTTTTTGATGGTGTGCTACCTCAAACATCGCCTTTCTAATATATGGAAGTTGCTCTTTTTCAAAAGCATTGAAAATTTCAGTTGTTTTAAACTCAACATCTTTTCCATCAATTTTTCTAATAAAATGCGGCGTTAGTCCTTTTCCACTTGCAAGCTCTGCTGTGTATTTAGCTATTTGCATAGGTGTAACTAAAAAATTTCCTTGTCCAATTGAAGTAATAACAGTTTCACCCATATACCATGGTTGATTATACTTTTCCATCTTCCAAGCTTTATTTGGAACTACTCCTATAAACTCATTTGGCAAATCTATCCCCGTTTTTTTGCCAAGCCCATATTTTTGTAAATTTGCAGATATATAATCTATTCCAACAACTAAGCTACCCTCATAAAAATAGACATCACAACTCTCTCTAATGGCATCATTTAGATTTATTTTACCATGTCCCCAAGTTTTCCAGCACCTAAATTTACGGCCACCTAGCTCTATGTAGCCACCACACCTATATTCTTGCTCTTTTGTAATAAGCCCACTATTTAAAAAAGACATACCAACACCCATTTTTATAACAGATCCTGGCGGATAAAGTCCATTTATGAGTTTATTTGTAAATGGGTGATCTAAATCTTCTATTAGCTCCCTCCACTCTTTACTAGAAATTCCTGTAACAAATGGATTTAGTTCATACTCAGGGTAGCTCCCGGCACCTATGATTGCGCCTGTATTTACATCCATTATAACAACAGCCCCAGCCTTATCTTTAAAAAGTTCTTTCAAAAACTTTTGAAGTTCCATATTTATATGAAGTTCTATATCTTTGCTAGTTGGCTTTTCATAAAAAATTTCTTCAACAACTTTATTTAAAGCAGTAACTTTTGTCTTTCTAGCTCCTCTTTCTCCTTGAAGCTCTTCATTGTAATATGACTCTACTCCACTTTTACCAATCTTATTTGTAAGCTTAGAAAGTGGGTTATTTTCCATATCTTTTGCGTTGGCTTTGCCAACATATCCAATAATATGGGATGCTAAGTCGTTATATGGGTAAAATCTAATACTTTTTGACTCCACTTTTAAATTATCTCTTAAATTTAACTCTGAAAAATGTGGAACAACATCATCATAATTTAAAAAATCTACAACCTCGATAAAATCTTGATTATACAAAGAGTTGTTTCGTTTATATGTTTTTTCAACCTCAGTAGCATTAATATCTATAAATAGATTGGATAGGTACTTAACCTCTGTATCTAAATCAGATGCTTTTAAATGGGGTGCTAAAAATATAGAAAAACCAAGCCTGTTTATAGCTAAAGCATTTCCTGTTGAGTCCATTATCTGACCCCTAACAGGTGGTAAATAGTTGGTTTTTATAGCATTTGATTTTGCTATATCTGTATAATAATCGCTAGCTTTAATACTTAGATAATAAACCCTAGAAATTAGTGTTATCCAAACAACAACCATGATACTAAAAACTATTTTTAGCCTCATATGATTCTGCCTTTAAATACAAGTAACACAAACACAGATTCAATTAATATATAAAAAATATACTCATATCCAATTGGTAAAAAACTCTCATCTTTAATATGCAAAACAAGATTACTTGCCATAAAGCTCCCTAAATAGCCAATAATAACTAATATAACTAAAAATAAATTTCTAAATTTTACCTTTAAAAGAAGCCATGTAAAGATAAAATAATAAAATATACTAAAAAAAATAGCAGTAGAAAATACTTCAAATCCATGTAAAATTTCTGCAATTAATATAAAAAATATACTTTGATACCATTCAGAATTATAATCTTTATAATTTTTTATTTTTTCATAATTTAAAATAACTGTATATGTAAAAAAAAATCCAATTAATGGTGGAAAGGCTATAAATAAAGACGATAATATTTGATATATCAATATAATACATACAAATAAAATATTTTTTGTAGATTTTTTTGATAAACCTTTTTCCATATTCTACCTT is a genomic window of Campylobacter blaseri containing:
- the queC gene encoding 7-cyano-7-deazaguanine synthase QueC; its protein translation is MKKALCIISGGMDSTLCAYIAKNEGYEIVALHFDYLQRTMEREKESFLKICDDLNVYKKEILDVSFIAQIGANALTDKSIEIPKNNLSDKEIPITYVPFRNGIFLSIAAALAEKEGCEAIFIGVVEEDSSGYPDCSEEFIKSFEKSINLGRATKVKTKVKMPLVHLSKAEIVKEAMKLNVPLKYTWSCYEASDKACGECDSCKLRLKGFKLAGYKDEIPYKIEV
- the mrdA gene encoding penicillin-binding protein 2, with protein sequence MRLKIVFSIMVVVWITLISRVYYLSIKASDYYTDIAKSNAIKTNYLPPVRGQIMDSTGNALAINRLGFSIFLAPHLKASDLDTEVKYLSNLFIDINATEVEKTYKRNNSLYNQDFIEVVDFLNYDDVVPHFSELNLRDNLKVESKSIRFYPYNDLASHIIGYVGKANAKDMENNPLSKLTNKIGKSGVESYYNEELQGERGARKTKVTALNKVVEEIFYEKPTSKDIELHINMELQKFLKELFKDKAGAVVIMDVNTGAIIGAGSYPEYELNPFVTGISSKEWRELIEDLDHPFTNKLINGLYPPGSVIKMGVGMSFLNSGLITKEQEYRCGGYIELGGRKFRCWKTWGHGKINLNDAIRESCDVYFYEGSLVVGIDYISANLQKYGLGKKTGIDLPNEFIGVVPNKAWKMEKYNQPWYMGETVITSIGQGNFLVTPMQIAKYTAELASGKGLTPHFIRKIDGKDVEFKTTEIFNAFEKEQLPYIRKAMFEVAHHQKGTASKYFKGIPINIGAKTGTAQVVGIPQSELVRMKEKDMEYYHRSHAWLTSFGPYENPKYAVTVLVEHGGGGSSAGSPIVKKIYEKLIEMGYIDIPNTSNKK
- the ybeY gene encoding rRNA maturation RNase YbeY yields the protein MISCEEEYPNILNDIAKTLLDDEIELVFVDSTEMQKINKNERSIDKTTDVLSFPYEKMSNFPIGSIVINKELAKEKADELNHDFTSEIALLFIHGLLHILGYDHENDTGEMREKELELITKFNLPKSLIIRSQS